Proteins encoded in a region of the Labrus bergylta chromosome 9, fLabBer1.1, whole genome shotgun sequence genome:
- the prelid1a gene encoding PRELI domain containing 1a — MVKYYCCAGLLKSTWDQVCVAFWQRYPNPYSNHVLTEDIIFREVTPTNCLISRRLLTKTSRAPRWMERYLPKQMASSAYIIEDSIVDPKRRTMTTLTWNISHARLMSVEERCEYRINPENGGWTEIKREAWISSCVYGLTRAVQEFGLARFKTSVTKTMKGFEYVLAKMQGETPSRTLAETATERARETALAAKEKAKDLASHAQKKQYV; from the exons ATGGTGAAGTATTACTGCTGCGCAGGTTTGCTCAAAAGCACCTGGGACCAAGTGTGTGTTGCTTTTTGGCAACGCTACCCCAACCCTTACAG TAACCATGTTTTGACGGAGGATATCATTTTCCGGGAGGTCACCCCAACAAACTGCCTAATTTCCCGACGTCTGTTGACCAAAACGAGCCGAGCACCTCGCTGGATGGAGCGATACCTTCCAAAGCAAATGGCCAGCTCAGCGTACATCATCGAGGACTCTATTGTGGACCCCAAGAGAAGGACCATGACCACACTGACATGGAACATCAGCCACGCTCGCCTCATG TCGGTGGAGGAGCGATGTGAGTACCGAATTAACCCTGAGAATGGCGGCTGGACAGAGATTAAAAGAGAAGCTTGGATCTCCTCCTGTGTGTACGGACTGACTAGAGCTGTTCAG GAATTTGGCCTTGCAAGGTTCAAAACCAGTGTGACAAAGACCATGAAGGGCTTTGAGTATGTGCTGGCCAAAATGCAAG GTGAGACTCCATCAAGAACTTTGGCTGAAACTGCTacagagcgagcgagagagacgGCGCTGGCAGCTAAGGAGAAAGCCAAAGATCTTGCCTCACATGCCCAGAAGAAGCAATACGTGTGA
- the npy7r gene encoding neuropeptide Y receptor Y7, translating into MSPPDTSNSTAEGEESETDPLILLNNSMDFHTPGFHTDITKHVGVQITLITAYSLIILLGLLGNSLVIYMIIRYRNMRTVTNFFIANLALADLLVNTLCLPFTLIYTLLDEWKFGAVLCHMVPFAQALSVHVSILTLTVIALERYRCIVFHLGRRLTWHSSFLIMAFTWTTSAVLAAPLAIFREYRHEQILSINMDFAVCSEKWPNGSSSDGVIYSLFMLLLQYIIPLAIISYAYICIWVKLKNHISPSSRNDSINRRKKTTKMLALVVVVFAICWLPFHVFQLASDLDLVLRLKEYKLIYTVFHIIAMCSTFANPFLYGWMNKNYRTGFLMVFRCEDKPDSFHPEGSFRTRSIRGLTLNGRNGGHPPTAV; encoded by the coding sequence ATGAGCCCACCAGACACGTCCAACAGCACAGCCGAAGGGGAGGAGAGTGAAACCGATCCCTTAATTCTCCTCAACAACAGCATGGATTTCCATACACCTGGCtttcacactgacatcacaaaACACGTTGGAGTTCAGATCACATTAATCACAGCATATTCTCTCATCATTCTGCTGGGGCTGCTGGGGAATTCTCTTGTCATCTACATGATTATTCGCTACAGGAACATGCGAACTGTGACCAATTTCTTCATAGCTAACCTGGCCCTGGCAGACCTCCTGGTGAACACTCTCTGTTTGCCCTTCACTCTGATTTACACTCTGTTGGATGAGTGGAAGTTTGGGGCTGTGTTGTGCCACATGGTTCCCTTTGCCCAGGCCTTGAGTGTGCACGTATCCATCCTGACTCTGACAGTCATCGCTTTGGAGCGTTACCGCTGCATCGTCTTCCACCTTGGTCGGCGCTTGACTTGGCACTCCAGCTTCCTCATCATGGCCTTCACCTGGACTACCTCTGCTGTTCTGGCAGCACCCTTGGCCATCTTCAGAGAGTACCGCCATGAACAGATCCTGTCTATCAATATGGATTTTGCGGTTTGTTCAGAGAAGTGGCCCAATGGTTCCAGTAGTGATGGGGTCATCTACAGCCTCTTCATGCTGCTCCTACAATACATTATCCCTTTGGCCATCATAAGCTACGCTTACATCTGCATCTGGGTCAAACTGAAGAACCATATCAGCCCGTCCAGCCGCAATGACAGCATCAACCGCCGCAAAAAGACCACCAAGATGTTGgcgctggtggtggtggtgtttgcTATCTGCTGGCTGCCATTCCACGTGTTTCAGCTGGCCAGCGATCTGGACCTGGTGCTAAGGCTAAAAGAGTACAAACTGATATACACAGTGTTTCACATCATAGCTATGTGTTCAACTTTTGCCAACCCTTTCCTCTATGGGTGGATGAATAAAAACTACAGGACTGGCTTCCTCATGGTCTTTCGTTGTGAGGATAAGCCGGATTCTTTCCACCCAGAGGGCTCATTCAGGACTCGCTCAATAAGAGGTCTGACTCTGAATGGTCGCAATGGTGGACATCCTCCAACTGCTGTGTGA